One genomic segment of Stigmatopora argus isolate UIUO_Sarg chromosome 3, RoL_Sarg_1.0, whole genome shotgun sequence includes these proteins:
- the rsl24d1 gene encoding putative ribosome biogenesis protein RLP24, with amino-acid sequence MRIEKCYFCSGPVYPGHGVMFVRNDCKSFRFCKSKCHKNFKKKRNPRKIRWTKAFRKASGKELTVDNSLEFEKRRNIPVKYTRKMWDKTVEAMKKVEEIKRKRQARFIMNRLKKGKELEKEADIKEVKKNIHLIKAPHAGKIKKMEDKMLQKIQQDVEMGEEDL; translated from the exons ATGCGCATCGAAAAGTGTTATTTCTGCTCGGGTCCGGTATACCCGGGACACGGAGTGATGTTTGTCCGAAACGACTGCAAG TCATTCAGATTCTGCAAATCAAAATGCCACAAGAATTTCAAGAAGAAGCGTAACCCCAGAAAGATCAGATGGACCAAAGCGTTCCGAAAGGCATCTGGAAAGGAATTGACAGTG GATAATTCTTTGGAGTTCGAGAAACGCAGAAATATACCTGTTAAATATACCCGCAAGATGTGGGATAAGACAG TGGAAGCCATGAAGAAGGTGGAGGAAATCAAACGGAAACGGCAGGCAAGATTCATCATGAACAG ATTAAAGAAGGGCAAAGAGTTGGAGAAGGAAGCAGATATCAAGGAAGTGAAGAAGAATATCCACCTCATCAAAGCTCCACACGCAG gaaaaatcaagaaaatggaagacaaaatGTTGCAGAAAATACAACAAGATGTGGAAATGGGAGAGGAAGATCTTTAA
- the arpp19b gene encoding cAMP-regulated phosphoprotein 19b — protein MSEETEVVTTTLEEHQEMDDTVVSPEKAEEAKLKARYAGLGAKPGGSDFLRKRLQKGPKYFDSGDYNMAKAKMKNKQLPSSLSEKAEITGGHIPTPQDLPQRKTSIVTSKLAG, from the exons ATGTCCGAGGAAACTGAAGTCGTAACTACAACGTTGGAAGAACATCAG GAAATGGACGATACGGTTGTGAGTCCTGAGAAAGCAGAAGAGGCCAAGTTAAAAGCCAGGTACGCCGGCCTGGGAGCCAAACCCGGCGGATCGGATTTCCTGAGAAAAAGACTTCAGAAGGGG CCCAAGTATTTTGATTCCGGCGACTACAACATGGCCAAGGCCAAAATGAAGAATAAACAGTTGCCGTCATCCCTGTCGGAGAAGGCCGAGATCACCGGTGGACACATTCCGACGCCTCAAGACCTCCCTCAGAGAAAAACTTCCATTGTGACAAGCAAACTAGCAGGCTGA